The genomic interval aggaggaatttcttaatgatcctgagaaattcgataattttcttagtgatgctgataaacctctgttcgatggttgtaaaaaactaagattaccaacaatggtaaagttttacaacataaaagcagaaaatggagtgagcgataaatgttttactcaatttttagctgcttttaaagatatcttaccatttgccaactgctttccggaatctacttatgaagtgaaaaaaacgttaaattctataggattgaagtatgaaaaaattcatgcatgtccgaacgattgcattttatatcgtaaggaatatgcagacatgaattattgcccgacttgcggtttatcccgccataaagtaaacaagagtaaggagaataggaaacttatcccccaaaaagtgatgtggtacatgcctttgattccgcgactgaaacgattatatcgtagtgcagaacattctgaaaatttgatttggcatgagacgaagagagtgaaagatggaaaacttagacatcctgcagattcccaagcttggaaaaaagtGAACTATATAAATCCTGATTCAAATCTGaaccaagacacattcgtctcggtctgtctgcggatggagtaaatccacatagatctctaagtagtcgtcatagttcatggcctgtcttcctagttatgtacaatcttcctccctggttagtgatgaagaggaaatttaacatgctttctttaatgatatcaaGCCCGCAACAACCCGAACATAACATCgatgtatatttggaaccattgattgacgatttaatagaattgtatgagaacggggttcaggtctatgatggttttaaaaaagaattttttaatctgaaagctgtgttgttgtggactgtcagtgatttccctgcttatagtaatttatcaggcttaagcacaaaaggttacgaaggttgtccgatttgttgcactaacacatcggctcgtcgcttggcaaatggacacaagatgtgttatatgggtcacagacggtacttgtctgcaaatcatcctgatagacggaagaagaaagcattcgatggtactgaagagggtgatatggctcctttgccactgtctggggaacaaattctccaacaagttcaacttgtagattttaagtatggaaagacgcaaaaaaataaaaaaactaatggttgttttcaaagaaagtcaatcttctttcgtcttccatattggaaaagtctactagttcgacattgtttggatgtcatgcatattgaaaaaaatgtgtgtgagagtattattggtaccttacttgatattcccggcaaaactaaggacggtctaaatagtcgtttagatctcgttgaaatgggtatacgacaatctctggcacctgagaa from Cannabis sativa cultivar Pink pepper isolate KNU-18-1 chromosome 4, ASM2916894v1, whole genome shotgun sequence carries:
- the LOC133036766 gene encoding uncharacterized protein LOC133036766, producing the protein MISSPQQPEHNIDVYLEPLIDDLIELYENGVQVYDGFKKEFFNLKAVLLWTVSDFPAYSNLSGLSTKGYEGCPICCTNTSARRLANGHKMCYMGHRRYLSANHPDRRKKKAFDGTEEGDMAPLPLSGEQILQQVQLVDFKYGKTQKNKKTNGCFQRKSIFFRLPYWKSLLVRHCLDVMHIEKNVCESIIGTLLDIPGKTKDGLNSRLDLVEMGIRQSLAPEKKGERLYLPPACFTLSKKEKQTVCKSLANMKVPDGYSSNIKNLVNETELKLMGLKSHDCHALMQHLLPIAIRSVLPKNVRECLTHVCIFFNRLCGKELELDASGGCAKENYPFKPCKRPPNSRRNRTNDRKVII